The following proteins come from a genomic window of Miscanthus floridulus cultivar M001 chromosome 2, ASM1932011v1, whole genome shotgun sequence:
- the LOC136539583 gene encoding protein CONSERVED IN THE GREEN LINEAGE AND DIATOMS 27, chloroplastic-like: MPRGQGGCLSMLLRLKIVGVNSVVLPVPGGYEHHGACYAAAPCCWRRSRRPAAGSVVARRPRGSATVVMALKEEPEGSRSGFASGGPSWDPGLEIQVPFEQRPVNEYSALKDSTLYSWAELSPGSFFLRLGGLCLVTFTVLAAPIAAASFNPGKDPLKFVLAAGIGTLLLVSLVVLRIYLGWSYVGDRLLSAVVPYEETGWYDGQMWVKPPEVLARDRLLGSYKVKPVINLLKQTLVGTGALLVGAVSLFAFAAPVEDFLHALNQPPSAASSKPSLRKEELLRLPVEVMQDDDLAAAAAEAADGRPVYCRDRYYRALAGGQYCKWDDLLN, from the exons ATGCCCAGGGGCCAGGGGGGGTGTTTATCCATGCTGCTCCGGCTGAAGATCGTCGGCGTCAACTCGGTGGTGCTTCCAGTTCCAGGCGGCTATGAGCACCATGGCGCCTGCTACGCGGCAGCGCCCTGCTGCTGGCGTCGCAGCCGGAGGCCGGCGGCGGGTAGCGTCGTCGCCAGGCGGCCGAGGGGGAGCGCCACGGTGGTGATGGCGCTCAAGGAGGAGCCGGAGGGCAGCCGCAGCGGCTTCGCCAGCGGCGGGCCGAGCTGGGATCCCGGGCTGGAGATCCAAGTCCCCTTCGAGCAAAGACCG GTGAACGAGTACTCGGCTCTCAAGGATAGCACCCTCTACTCGTGGGCGGAGCTGAGCCCAGGCTCCTTCTTCCTGCGGCTCGGCGGCCTGTGCCTGGTGACCTTCACTGTACTCGCGGCTCCAATTGCAGCCGCAAGCTTCAATCCAGGGAAG GATCCACTCAAGTTTGTGCTAGCAGCTGGGATCGGGACGCTGCTTCTGGTGTCATTGGTGGTTCTCAGGATCTATCTG GGATGGAGCTATGTTGGTGATAGGCTGTTGTCAGCAGTGGTACCGTATGAAGAAACCGGATGGTACGACGGCCAAATGTGGGTAAAGCCACCAGAG GTGTTGGCTCGTGACAGGCTCTTGGGATCTTACAAG GTAAAGCCGGTGATCAACCTGCTGAAGCAGACGCTGGTGGGCACCGGCGCGCTGCTCGTCGGCGCCGTGTCGCTCTTCGCCTTCGCCGCACCCGTCGAGGACTTCCTCCACGCCCTGAACCAGCCTCCCTCCGCCGCGTCGTCCAAGCCAAGCTTGAG GAAGGAGGAGCTGCTGCGGCTACCTGTGGAGGTGATGCAGGACGACGAcctcgccgcggccgcggcggaggCCGCCGACGGACGGCCGGTCTACTGCAGGGACCGCTACTACCGGGCGCTCGCCGGCGGGCAGTACTGCAAGTGGGACGACCTGCTCAACTGA